A portion of the Juglans microcarpa x Juglans regia isolate MS1-56 chromosome 1D, Jm3101_v1.0, whole genome shotgun sequence genome contains these proteins:
- the LOC121248506 gene encoding uncharacterized protein LOC121248506, whose translation MRWSKKNNAFVTDATESTYKEMQGRLDGLGPEQRSDEAAATVFREVLGHRPGYARGLGEMVIPESSRQRDKVQMQQYMSEAEKHKKDAEQYKKDAEQYKKDAEAYKSQLDEMRTEMQELREHQIENDKVMQSFFRAFPSFTESVRQTQCNDSPGP comes from the exons ATGCGTTGGTCGAagaaaaataatgcatttgTCACAGATGCTACAGAAAGTACTTAT AAGGAGATGCAAGGTAGGTTGGATGGCCTAGGACCAGAGCAACGTAGTGATGAGGCAGCAGCGACTGTCTTTAGGGAGGTTCTTGGCCATCGACCTGGATATGCACGGGGACTTGGGGAAATGGTCATCCCCGAGTCAAGTAGACAACGTGACAAAGTTCAAATGCAACAATACATGTCTGAGGCtgaaaagcacaagaaagatGCTGAACAATATAAGAAGGATGCTGAGCAATATAAGAAGGATGCTGAAGCTTACAAGAGTCAGCTGGATGAAATGAGGACAGAGATGCAGGAGCTGAGGGAGCATCAGATAGAAAATGACAAAGTGATGCAGTCTTTCTTTAGGGCTTTCCCATCGTTCACTGAGTCAGTTCGACAGACTCAGTGTAACGATTCCCCCGGCCCATAA
- the LOC121248516 gene encoding uncharacterized protein LOC121248516: MDKSWMNDPDRLVSPAYAEGVKYFLAQARNHASGRDRIRCPCRACLNNLWLPIFEVETHLFMKGINPNYTQWIFHGEEDTTWNMSDEDIDDDINQEDDYIDDMQDMLDDIRAGTFDDAPQDSTPAANRPRETVDSLSFQQLLEDARRPLFDGCTKFSKLSFVVKLLHIKSIGGWSIKSFDILLDLLRSAFPDALLPQSYEESRSLERGLGFKYHKIHACPNDCILFWKENAALNECPVCKASRWIPNTHEQRAVPQKVLRHFPLKPRLQRLFMSAKIAGDMRWHKEQQTKEDSCMRHPADSECWKKFDEDHDWFALDPRNVRLGLASDGFTPFNNLAKPHSIWPVILVPYNLPPWSCMKDQLFITSLIIPGPRSPGNEIDVYLQPLIDELLEFWVDGVPTYDASTKETFMLHAALLWTINDFPAYGNLSGWSTKGKLACPSCNADTDSNWLKYGRKHCYMGHRRFLPPDHIWRRNKWLFNSREDHRMPPREFGPEEIQIQLQMIGDVQFGKSHRKKKRTAEELNWTKCSIFFVLPYWSTLRLWHNLDVMHIEKNIADNILFTLMNSPGKSKDNINSRRDLELLGYRKELHLIWHGDRVTMPHAQYTLNVEQRNKFCKWLSDIKFPDGFASNISNCVSRRDCKISGLKSHDCHVFLQRLLPIAAGGYLRSDIGLALTELGTFFKELCARTLDVNRLAQLQTDVVTILCKLEMIFPPSFFDVMVHLAVHLPREARLGGPIQEHRTSYTLDVSPDLYALACGPDRWVATYAACIIHGKRFHTKQREFRRRTQNSGVVVTGDEATNNLDFYGVINNIVELRYMEWRRVVPV; encoded by the exons atggacaaaagttggatgaatGACCCCGATAGGCTCGTATCACCTGCATACGCCGAAGGCGTTAAATATTTCCTCGCACAAGCACGAAACCATGCAAGTGGAAGGGATCGCATCCGGTGTCCATGTCGTGCATGCCTTAACAATCTGTGGCTGCCTATATTTGAGgtggaaactcatttgtttATGAAAGGGATCAACCCAAATTACACGcagtggatatttcatggggaggaggaTACAACATGGAACATGAGTGAtgaagatattgatgatgatatCAACCAAGAAGACGATTACATAGATGACATGCAGGATATGTTGGATGACATCCGGGCAGGCACCTTCGATGATGCGCCCCAAGATAGCACTCCTGCGGCAAACAGGCCACGAGAGACGGTAGATTCATTATCTTTCCAGCAACTACTAGAGGATGCCCGACGTCCGTTATTTGATGggtgtacaaaattttcaaaactgtcaTTCGTGGTCAAGTTGTTACACATCAAATCAATCGGTGGGTGGTCAATTAAGTCATTTGACATTCTACTTGATTTGTTGAGGTCTGCCTTTCCTGATGCCCTATTGCCACAATCATATGAGGAGTCAAGGTCGTTGGAGCGCGGTTTGGGCTTcaaataccacaaaatccatgcgTGCCCCAACGACTGCATcttattttggaaggaaaatgcagCTCTTAATGAATGCCCTGTATGTAAGGCTTCGAGGTGGATACCAAATACACACGAACAGCGCGCGGTACCTCAAAAAGTGTTGCGTCACTTTCCTTTGAAACCGAGATTGCAGCGTCTCTTCATGTCTGCAAAGATAGCAGGTGATATGCGATGGCACAAAGAGCAACAGACGAAAGAAGATAGTTGTATGAGACATCCGGCCGACTCTGAGTgctggaagaaatttgatgaagaTCATGACTGGTTCGCTTTAGATCCTCGCAATGTTAGGCTCGGTCTGGCAAGTGATGGCTTCACTCCATTCAACAACTTGGCTAAACCTCATAGCATTTGGCCAGTGATCCTTGTCCCCTATAACTTGCCGCCGTGGTCATGCATGAAAGACCAATTGTTCATAACATCTCTGATTATTCCTGGCCcaaggtcaccagggaatgaGATTGATGTATACTTGCAGCCGTTGATCGATGAACTGCTTGAATTTTGGGTAGATGGGGTACCTACATATGATGCCTCAACTAAGGAGACGTTTATGTTGCATGCTGCCTTATTGTGGACAATCAACGATTTTCCTGCCTACGGGAATCTGTCTGGCTGGTCAACAAAGGGAAAATTGGCTTGTCCATCTTGCAATGCAGACACAGACTCTAATTGGTTGAAATATGGCCGAAAACATTGTTACATGGGACATCGTCGTTTCTTACCCCCAGATCACATATGGAGAAGGAATAAATGGTTGTTCAACAGTAGAGAAGATCATCGCATGCCACCAAGGGAATTTGGTCCTGAAGAGATTCAAATTCAATTGCAGATGATTGGGGATGTTCAGTTTGGCAAATCTCATAGGAAGAAAAAACGCACTGCTGAAGAGCTGAACTGGACAAAGTGTAGCATATTCTTCGTGTTACCTTATTGGTCAACACTTCGACTTTGgcataatttagatgttatgcatattgagaagaatATTGCCGACAACATCTTATTCACTTTAATGAACAGTCCAGGGAAAAGTAAGGATAACATCAATTCAAGGCGTGACTTAGAGCTTTTGGGCTATAGAAAAGAATTACACTTGATATGGCATGGTGATCGTGTAACAATGCCACATGCACAATACACATTAAACGTCGAGCAAAGGAATAAATTTTGTAAGTGGTTGTCTGATATCAAATTTCCAGATGGGTTCGCTTCCAATATCTCGAACTGTGTATCTCGACGTGACTGCAAAATCTCAGGGTTGAAAAGCCATGACTGTCACGTTTTCCTTCAAAGACTACTCCCTATTGCTGCTGGGGGGTATTTAAGAAGTGACATTGGCTTGGCTTTGACTGAACTTGGTactttcttcaaagagttgtgcGCTCGAACACTCGATGTCAACCGCCTGGCCCAACTCCAAACTGATGTTGTCACCATTCTATGCAAACTGGAGATGATATTCCCTCCTTCCTTTTTTGATGTTATGGTCCACCTAGCTGTCCATTTACCCCGTGAGGCCAGACTTGGGGGTCCA atccAGGAACATCGTACCTCGTATACACTTGATGTGTCCCCTGATCTGTACGCGTTAGCTTGCGGGCCTGACCGTTGGGTTGCAACATATGCTGCTTGCATAATACATGGAAAAAGGTTTCATACGAAACAGCGTGAATTTCGCCGTCGTACACAAAATTCTGGAGTGGTGGTAACTGGTGATGAGGCCACAAATAATTTGGACTTCTATGgagttattaataatattgtagagTTACGCTACATGGAGTGGCGTCGGGTTGTACCTGTTTGA